A region of Vigna radiata var. radiata cultivar VC1973A chromosome 10, Vradiata_ver6, whole genome shotgun sequence DNA encodes the following proteins:
- the LOC106776255 gene encoding basic 7S globulin isoform X1 translates to MSSSFAIHFFLVSISLFSVCCLSASHAPNTKPHPFVLPIKKDPATNLFYTSVGVGTPRHNFDLTIDLAGENLWYDCNTXYNSSSYRPIACGSKQCPDVGCVGCNGPFKPGCTNNTCPANTINPLAKFLFGGGLAEDFIFLLQQKVSDLLSSCIDTDSFPSFTNEESPLNGLPKNSRGIIGLSKSHLALPIQLASANKLPSKFSLCLPSSNHHQGFTNLLVGAGEYPLGISKFLQTTPLIVNPISTGPVSVEGVASKEYFIDVKAVKIDGHVVNLKPSLLSIDNKGNGGTKISTMSPFTELQTSVYKPFIRDFLKKASDRRLKKVAAVAPFQACFDSTSIGNSATGPVVPTIDLVLQGGVQWSIHGGNSMVMAKKNVACLAFVDGGTEPVMSFVKASIVIGGYQLQDNYVVFDVASSRLSFSSSLLLHNSTCSHSLI, encoded by the coding sequence ATGTCTTCCTCTTTTGCCATCCATTTCTTCCTAGTCTCAATATCCCTTTTCTCAGTTTGTTGCTTATCTGCATCTCATGCTCCCAACACCAAACCACACCCCTTTGTCCTTCCCATTAAGAAAGACCCTGCAACTAATCTGTTCTACACTTCAGTTGGCGTAGGAACTCCCAGGCACAACTTTGATCTCACCATTGATCTTGCTGGAGAAAACCTATGGTATGACTGTAACACTNATTACAACTCTTCTTCCTACCGCCCTATAGCCTGTGGTTCCAAGCAATGCCCCGACGTTGGATGTGTTGGCTGCAATGGCCCCTTCAAACCAGGTTGCACAAACAACACATGTCCTGCTAACACAATCAATCCACTAGCAAAATTCCTTTTCGGTGGTGGCTTAGCTGAGGATTTCATATTCCTTCTTCAACAGAAAGTGTCTGACTTGCTTTCTAGCTGTATAGACACCGATTCATTCCCATCCTTCACCAATGAAGAATCACCTCTAAATGGCTTACCTAAAAACAGCAGAGGAATTATAGGCCTTTCAAAGTCGCACCTTGCATTACCAATTCAGCTTGCATCCGCTAATAAGCTTCCTTCCAAGTTTTCCCTCTGTTTACCCTCTTCAAACCACCACCAAGGTTTCACCAACTTGCTTGTTGGAGCTGGAGAATATCCTCTGGGAATATCCAAGTTTCTCCAAACCACCCCTCTCATTGTGAACCCCATTTCCACAGGTCCTGTATCTGTGGAAGGTGTTGCCTCCAAGGAATACTTCATTGACGTGAAAGCAGTTAAGATTGACGGTCATGTTGTGAACCTAAAGCCTTCCCTTTTGTCTATTGACAACAAGGGAAATGGGGGCACCAAGATCAGTACCATGAGTCCTTTCACCGAATTACAAACCTCTGTCTACAAGCCTTTCATTCGAGATTTCCTCAAGAAAGCCTCGGACAGAAGATTAAAGAAAGTGGCAGCAGTGGCACCATTTCAGGCATGTTTTGATTCAACCAGCATTGGTAATTCTGCAACAGGACCAGTTGTGCCAACTATTGATCTAGTGCTGCAAGGGGGAGTACAGTGGAGTATTCATGGAGGCAATTCGATGGTTATGGCGAAGAAAAATGTTGCATGTCTGGCATTTGTTGATGGAGGGACAGAACCTGTAATGTCTTTTGTGAAAGCTTCAATTGTTATCGGTGGATATCAGTTGCAGGACAACTATGTGGTGTTTGACGTGGCTTCCTCCAGATTAAGCTTCAGTTCTTCGCTTTTGCTCCACAATTCCACGTGTTCTCACTCTTTAATATGA
- the LOC106776052 gene encoding dihydroxy-acid dehydratase, chloroplastic: MQSTLFSPTYTFIPISPQSLRSHSRSCSVSVRASVAVDTTTETVKLNKYSSRITEPKSQGASQAVLYGVGLSEEDMAKPQVGVSSVWYEGNTCNMHLLLLSEAVREGVAAAGMVPFRFNTIGVSDAISMGTRGMCYSLQSRDLIADSIETVMAAQWYDANISIPGCDKNMPGTIIAMGRLNRPSIMVYGGTIKPGHFQGNTIDIVSAFQCYGEFVSGSISDDQRQNVLRNSCPGAGACGGMYTANTMASAIEAMGMSLPYSSSTPAEDPLKLDECRLAGKYLLELLKMDLKPRDIITRKSLRNAMVVVMALGGSTNAVLHFIAIAKSVGIDLTLDDFQKVSDEVPFIADLKPSGKYVMEDLHKIGGTPAVIRYLLEEGLLDGDCLTVTGKTLAENAALVPPLSKGQEIIRPLENPIKKTGHIQILYGNLAPQGSVAKITGKEGLYFSGPALVFEGEEAMIAAISEDPSSFKGKVVVIRGEGPKGGPGMPEMLTPTSAIMGAGLGKEVALLTDGRFSGGSHGFVVGHICPEAQEGGPIGLIKNGDIINVDVQKRRIDVLVSDEEMEARKKSWTAPPYKANRGALYKYIKNVKSASSGCVTDE, encoded by the exons ATGCAGTCCACACTCTTCTCTCCCACTTACACATTTATCCCCATTTCGCCGCAATCTCTCAGATCCCATTCTCGTTCATGTTCTGTCTCTGTTCGAGCCTCCGTCGCGGTGGACACCACCACCGAAACGGTCAAGTTGAACAAGTACAGTTCCCGAATCACGGAGCCGAAGTCGCAGGGAGCGTCTCAGGCCGTGCTCTACGGCGTAGGACTCTCCGAGGAGGACATGGCGAAGCCGCAGGTGGGCGTCTCCTCGGTCTGGTACGAGGGAAACACTTGTAATATGcatctcctccttctctccGAAGCCGTCCGCGAAGGCGTGGCCGCCGCTGGCATGGTTCCCTTCCGTTTCAACACCATCGGCGTCAGCGACGCCATATCCATGGGCACCAGAGGTATGTGCTACAGCTTGCAGTCCAGAGACCTCATTGCCGATAGCATTGAAACCGTTATGGCTGCGCAGTGGTACGACGCTAACATTTCCATCCCCGGCTGTGACAAAAAT ATGCCAGGTACTATCATTGCCATGGGCAGGCTCAACAGACCTAGTATCATGGTTTATGGCGGGACTATAAAG cCTGGTCATTTTCAGGGCAATACGATTGATATAGTGTCTGCCTTTCAG TGCTATGGAGAATTTGTGAGTGGATCAATTAGTGATGATCAAAGACAAAATGTTCTTCGCAATTCTTGCCCTGGTGCTGGGGCCTGTGGTGGCATGTATACAGCTAATACCATGGCTTCTGCAATAGAAGCTATGGGAATGTCTCTTCCCTATAG CTCGTCTACTCCAGCTGAGGATCCACTAAAGTTGGATGAGTGTCGATTAGCTGGGAAATATCTACTTGAGTTACTGAAGATGGACTTGAAGCCTCGAGATATCATCACTCGTAAATCACTACGTAATGCAATGGTTGTAGTTATGGCACTTGGTGGTTCTACTAATGCTGTGCTACATTTTATTGCTATAGCTAA GTCGGTTGGCATTGATTTGACTCTTGATGATTTTCAGAAGGTTAGCGACGAGGTTCCTTTTATTGCAGATCTTAAGCCTAGTGGGAAATACGTCATGGAAGATCTGCACAAG ATTGGAGGAACCCCTGCAGTTATCCGTTACCTTCTTGAGGAAGGCCTTTTAGATGGTGACTGTTTAACTG TCACTGGAAAAACCCTTGCTGAAAATGCAGCACTTGTCCCTCCTTTGTCCAAAGGGCAG GAAATAATAAGGCCGCTAGAAAATCCCATCAAGAAGACGGGTcacattcaaatattatatggaAACCTTGCACCACAGGGTTCTGTCGCTAAAATTACTGGAAAAGAAGGACTGTACTTTTCTG GTCCTGCACTTGTGTTTGAAGGAGAGGAGGCGATGATTGCTGCTATATCAGAGGATCCTTCGAGTTTTAAG gGTAAAGTGGTTGTGATCAGGGGAGAGGGACCCAAGGGTGGTCCAGGCATGCCTGAGATGTTAACACCAACAAGTGCAATAATGGGTGCAGGTCTCGGAAAG GAAGTTGCATTATTGACTGATGGAAGATTTTCAGGAGGTTCACATGGATTTGTGGTTGGCCATATATGCCCTGAAGCACAG GAAGGTGGTCCAATTGGCTTGATTAAAAATGGAGACATAATCAACGTTGACGTCCAAAAAAGGAGAATTGATGTTTTGGTATCAGATGAGGAGATGGAGGCACGCAAAAAAAGCTGGACTGCTCCTCCATATAAAGCTAACCGAGGAGCACTGTACAAG tatattaaaaatgtgaaaTCTGCTTCTAGCGGATGCGTGACGGATGAGTAG